The DNA segment CATGCCGGTTAATCTTACCATAACCGATAACTCATCAAGTCTGCTTACAATAAACACTATAAGCAAAACTGTTGTGGTAAGAGCGCACAGAATGTTTCTGGGCGCCCCGGACGGTGTAATCAAAGAAATCGCCCTGATTGCAACAAACAAGAAAAAAAAAGCAGTTGTTATAAAGAAATTTATAAACGATAATGCCGGCTCTATAAAAGCTCCTTCTGTAAACCGTAAAAGAACAATTATTACAAGGGGTAATTTTCATAATTTGCGGGAAGTGTTTGATGCTCTTAACAGCACGTATTTTCAGGGGAGCATCAGCTGTGCCATAACGTGGGCAAAGCGCACATCACAGGGTATAGCCAAAAGGCGGCGGCTCGGAAGTTATAATTCTAAGGACGGTGTTATTTCCATAAATCCGGTACTTGATAAACCTGTTATTCCGCAATACCTTGTGGAGTATATTATTTACCATGAAATGCTTCATGCCGATATCGGCGTAAGGGTGGAAAACAACAGACGCTCCGCACACTTCAGGGAATTTAAAGAGACAGAAAGAAAATTTAAGGATTATGAGCGGGCGGTGTTGTTTATAAAAAATAATTTTAATTTATTTCATTAAAGGTTTATTAAACAGCTCCTGCACTTAGCTGTGCTCTTTTATGATAAAAATATGTTATTATTACCAAGTGGCTAAAAATATTGATTTCATACCCCTTGCCAAGGACTCTTTCCTTGCAATAAGGAAAAACTCATTAATAATTACCCCGACGATAATATCCTCTCTGATCTTATCCATGTTCACATATAAGTATCTGGGGCCGGGAATAACGAAATTAGCCGCACAGCAGGCAAGTACTCAGGACTTGACTCTGCTTAAAGAACTTGTCGAGAAATTTGTTACAATATCATTTGTGAACTTTTATATACAGATGTTTGTTCATGCCCTGACTCTTGTAATGGCACGTGATGTTATTGAAAAGGGAACCTTCGGCTATTTGGCAGCAATTGTGGCGGTTGTAAAAAAATTTTATTCACTGCTGTTTTCCGGAACTCTCTTTGGTATTCTTTTTGTTGTTGGAGCAATGCTGCTTATTGTTCCGGCAATACTTGTCAGTTTCTTTTTTATGTTTACATATGTTGCGATAATAAAGAGCGACATGCACTCTTTCACCGCAATAAAGGAAAGTATAAAACTGGTAAAACATAACCTAAATGCCGCCTTTTCAGTCTATTTAACCCTCCTTACATCAGCTGTCACCATATCTGTGGTAAATGTACTGTTTAGCCGTGCAATGGAGAGTATTTCAGAGACAAATGCCTTGTACAATTTTTCAAACAGCGTACTAAGCGGAATTCTGTCGGGGCTGCCACATGAAAAATACGAGAGAGTGTTAAATGTCATTAACAACACTCCCTCCTACTTGGCCATAGCGATAACGACCATACTTATCGGAATTGTAATGGCATTTATAGCGCTTATGATTATAAAAGCCCATGATGTTATAAAACACGATGACGAAAACCCTGCCGTATCGGAGGCAAACCTATGATAGATACCCATTGCCACCTTGAGATGCCGCCCTTTGAGGGTGTTGTTGATGAGGTGGTAAAAAGGGCGGCCGAGGCCTCTGTAACGACACTCATAACGATTGCCTCAGATGTTGCAAGCAATGAAAGAAGCAGGGCTATTGCCGAACTTTATGAAAATGTCCGGTTTACAGTTGGAATTCATCCCCATGAGGCTAAGGACTTAAGCGCCTCAGTATATGAAAAGCTGCGGTCACTGTGTAAACATCAAAAGTGTGTGGCAATTGGTGAGACAGGCCTTGATTACTACCACAACCACAGCCCCAAAGATGTGCAGCGGCAGGCTTTTGCCATGCAGATGGAGCTGGCTGAAGAGACAGGGCTGCCTTTAATAATTCACAGCCGTGAAGCCTCAGAGGACACCATCGGGATGCTTAAGGAGCACAAAGTGGCAAGGGGGGTTTTGCACTGCTTTACGGCGAATGCTGAAATCGCCAAAGAGGTAACCTCGATGGGATTTTATGTTTCATTTTCCGGTACTGTGACATTTAAAAATAATCCTGATGTTGAAAAAACCGTAAATGCTGTAAGTGACAACTATCTGCTTATAGAGACCGATGCGCCATACTTAGCCCCTGTTCCGTACAGAGGTAAGAGAAACGAGCCTGCCTATATAATTCACACTGCCGCGAGGATAGCCGGCCTAAGAGGAATCTCAGTAGAGGATGTTGACAGAATCACCACGCTAAACGCTCAAAATCTGTTTGGCCTTAATAAGCCTTCACATGACGGTAAAATCGCCTATCAAATAAGGGATTCGCTTTATCTCAATATGACTAATTCCTGCACAAACCACTGCACGTTTTGCCGGAGAACCGTAAATGCCACGGTAAAGGGGCATAATCTGAGCCTTGAGCATGACCCCTCGGCGGAGGAGTTGGTATGTGCCATGGGGGATCCGGCAAAATTCGATGAAGTTGTATTTTGCGGTTATGGCGAGCCGCTTCTTAAACTGGAGAATGTCAAAACAGTGGCAAGGTACATAAAGGATCGTGGCGGCAGGGTACGGATTAACACAAACGGGCTCGGTAACATAATCCACAAACGCAACATAGTTGTTGAACTATCAGGTCTGGTTGACAGAATCTCGATAAGCCTCAATGCTCAGGATGAGGAGACCTACAACAGGCTCTGTGTACCGTCCGTTGAAAACGCTTACGAGGGTGTTTTGGATTTTATACGTCAAGCCAAAAAACACATTCCTGATGTCACCGTGTCTGTTGTTGACGCCCCGGGGACAGACGTTGCACGATGTAGGGAGATTGCCCGTGAGCTTGGAGTAAACTTCAGGCTGCGCCATCTTAATATGCTGGGGTAGAGAGGGGATTGTTTGATGGTGAACTTAGAGGTAAAATGGCTGGGAAACAAGAAGGGTTACTTGAAGGTGAACTGAAAGGATTACTTGAGGGTAAGCGTGATGGGTTACTTGAAGGCATTGAATTAGGACTTGAGCTCAAATTTGGTTTAGTTGGGCTTGAGCTAATGAATATGATTAGAGCCATAGATACTGTAGATAAATTGGAAGAGTTTAAAAATCTTATAAAGAAAGCCAATTCACTGGATGAACTGAGGGAGTTTTTGGGGTGCGACATGAAGTCGCTTTAATTACCTTAAAGCTTTATAAAATAAGGACTTCACCCTGTTTTCCGTAGCAGGTAGCTTAGTCTGGCAAGCAGAGGTGGTAACGCATCTGTTTGAAGCCCGGACGACAATGTAACCCGTTAACTCCAACCCGTGAGGAGAGGAGGAACAACTGATAGCATCAATCAGTAGGGTGCTAAGCTTCAGATGGTATGCTTAACATAAGTGAACTGCCGTAAACGCCGTGACTCCTGAAAGCCAAAGATGCTGAGAGGCTTCGACCAAAAGGTGAATGGGTGGTTGGCATTCTCCCAAATAATGTTACACGGACATGAAACCCATCGGTGTATAGGCAGAAGCTAACCCATCAGCATGCAATTTTAGCGGAACATGGTAAGCCCGATTAGTCGCTGTACACAACAGCAAAGTAAGCGTCAAGTTAACCCCATCTTACAAAAAATTAAGTAGAGGTGTCATACTTGAGCGAAAAAAGAGGGGGCACGGTATGGCAAACAAGACAAAGAGACAAACGAAAGAGTTGTCACAACAATTTTGGAGTGAACATGTTAATGCATGGAGTAACAGCGGAGTAACACAGGCGTAATACTGTAGAGGGCATAATTTGGGGTTAAAATCATTTGGATTTTGGAAAGGGAAACTGAGCTGGTCTTCATTAGAGCCTGTATTTCATCAAGTACGAATAGTGGCGGAGCAAAATAAAGAGAGTGTATGCCTATCTCTCAATCTGCATATAGGTTCAAAGTATCGGATAGAGGTACAAGATAATTTTAATCCTCTGGTCTTACAGAAACTTTTGAGGGCATTGGAGGGGCTATGATGTATTAAAGGAGCTCAAATATTCGGGTGTATTTGGCCTCAGGGAGTACAGATATGCGCAAGTCAATAAACGGGTTATCATTACCTGTGGAGCGGTCTTTAAATCTTGATCCATTTTCAGGCTATCTGTTTGTATTCATCAATGAGAGACGAACGATAGTATAGATTTTGTATTAGGACCGTAACTGTTTTTGTCTATGGCAAAAGCGCTGTAGTGCCCTGCTTTTTCGCTTTTTTCTTTTATTTCAATATGTTAGCTCTCTCAAGTGATGAAGTCAGGATTTTTATAATCCACTATACTTCTCAGATTCTGTGTAACTGCCATCATCTTTAAATGATATACATTTATCCCTGTGATTATTAGCGCCTCCGGTATGTGGTGGATTCCCTAAAGCAAATTCGTCCTCAGTTAAGTTGGGGTTGAGGTGTTGTTTAAAATATCCATAAATATTGTAGATTATACCCTATAGTGTTTTTACTTTCTTCTTTGAATTGTTTGGTTATAACATTATTCTTTAAATATGTTGCTTTTTTGACAAATTGGATAGCGGGGTTTGGGGTCCCTTCCCCACGGCCCTCCCCGTCTCATACATTTTCCACAGCCGAAAGGTTAAAAACGTCACCCGCAGGGGCGTAACAATGTGGAGCAATTTTCAGAAGGAAAATTTGACATTTTTAGCTAATTGAAGGCTACTCTTTTTAAGCGACAGGGACTGCTTCTTTTTTTTCTACACACTCTAAACGTTATAGAACCTAAAAACAGAATATCCCACTAATTGCTTCAATGCTTTTTAAGCCTCACCGAGAATTGCTGCATTACGATTCGCTTTTTTGACAAAACCACAAGTCTGGTAAATAATTTATCATGCAAATTATAGAAAGAGATTTCTCATGACTTAATGGAAATTATTTATGGAGAGGAAATCATGGCAATTCCACATAGTAATCTTTTATAATTAAGCTTAGAATCGTAGTTTAGACCAACAAGGTTTTATGTGTAATGTTGCTTATGGAGATTTTAGGAGCTGTCCCCTTTATCTGGCATTACAGATAAAATTATACTTGGTGTGCTAAAAAAAGGAAATTAAATGACGACTGTAATTTCGAAAGTATTTAAGGGAAAAATGAGGGACAGGTTAATTTATTGTCAATGACAGTTAGATCAATTTATGAATTTAAATAAAAAGGATAGCAAATGAATACAACGGATCACTTGGTCAATAAGATAATTAATGAAGCCTTAGCAGATATTTATTCCCGAATCACATTAGCCGATACATCGTCTATGCCCATAGATGATGCTTTATTTCTTAGAATGATCGGCATAAATATTAATGATTGGCATGATCGTTTGCATAAGAAATTGGATCCAATTCTTGATTGTAGCTCCATTCAAGAACAGGATAAATTATATACTGCTGCACTTTCATTTTTAGAAAGCGAAAATAAATTAATTAGACTCAACATGGATAAAGAAAATAAAATTTGTGTTACTATTACTCCGAAAGGTGTTGCTTTCTTCGAGAATAAGAAAAAACAAGGGAATATGATTTTTATTGTCCACGGACACAATGAGGCAAATAAGTACGAATTAAAGAGCTTTTTATCAGAGTTAGGCCTCAATTCGATAATCCTTCATGAACAGGATGACAGAGGACTCACCATAGTAGAAAAATTTGAGTTTTATGCCAAAACATGTAGATTTGCTTTCGTTCTTCTGACCCCTGATGATGTTATCCCTCAAGGTTTAGATAGTACCGAGAAGAAATGGAGAGCTCGTCAAAATGTGATTATGGAGTTAGGCTGGTTTATGGGTGTATTAGGCCGTGAAAATGTTGTTATCCTATATAAGGAGGGGGATATCGAAATTCCTTCCGATATCAGCGGAGTCCTCTATTTGCCTTTTACTGTTAGCATACTTGAGGTCAGTGAGAAAATACGGAAAAGACTAACTGGTGCAGGATTAATTTAAAGCAGACAAAGGGGTCAGGTCTTGCAATGACACAAAATGCTCTTCTGAATAGAATTTCCTGGTGGGGAATCGGAGAATTTAAACAAAGAGCTAAAGATTGGATTTGGTATGGAACAGATGCCATGCGGTCAGTGCAATGCAAATGCGATATTTTTCAGAATAGGAGTGATAGCGTACAATCTCTTTGTGGGTTTTAAAATGAAGACATGTCCGGAGAGCTGGTCTAAACACACGATAAGTACATTAAGGTGGAAGATGATACAGGTAGCAGGGCGGATAGTGAGTCATGCAGGACAGGTAATTCTGAAATTAGCAGTTGGAATAAAACAACTTGGTATATTTTAAGAGATACGGAGGAAAACTTTTGAATATAGCCTGTTATGTAGTGGCTAAAAAAAGCTATGGGAAAGATGGAAAAAAGAAAATACAGGGAGAGTCATGTTCAAAAACATATAAAATGATAAAAATCCATATTGATTTTAGTATTGTTGATGAAAAAATAAACTTTTTATAGTAGAAAAAATGGATAATCTGCTGTGATCTGAATTTTCTGCTCAAAAACCACTTTTAACGGGCTACAGGTTTTTCTATATCGGATTTCGGGTGGAAAGCCATTCTTTTATTTTTTATTCCGGATGTGATATGATATTCATTGATGGATTCTGTAAAAAATATAAGACAGGTTTTTCATTAGAAATCTGTATATATTATTATGTCTGATAAAAGGGAATTTATAGTTGCACCGGCTAAGAGGTTTATAGCGGATGTAATAAATAACAGATATATGCTGTGGTGTCTTGTTGTAAGGGATATCAAAAGCCGCTACACGGGGTCCTTCATAGGGTTTTTCTGGGCGGTTATTCAACCAATTGTTACTGTTATTACTTATACCTTTGTGTTTTCCTTTGTCATGAGAGTGCGACTGGGAGCCGGTGCAGGTTCAGGGAGCTTTGTTTTGTGGCTGCTTTGTGGTTTAAGCCCGTGGTTGTTTTTTTCCGAAAACCTTAACCGCTCAATAGGGATTCTTAGTGAAAATAAAAACCTTATCACCAAAAGCCTTTTTCCGTCTGAGCTGCTGCCCCTAAGCGTTGTGTTGTCTAATCTTGTCAACCATCTTATCATGGGTGCCATAATTATTATCGCTGTCCTTATCTTTGAAAAACGCCTCACCCTGCTTATTTTATATCTTCCGGTTTATCTTTTTTTTCTGAGTCTCGCCTCACTTGGAATCAGTTGGCTCATTTCAAGCATTAATGTTTATGTCAGGGATATCGGGCAGATCATCACAGTGTTTATCAACCTTTGGTTTTTTTATACCCCGATTGTGTATGAATCGTCCATGGCTCCGGCTAATTTGCAGTTTTTTCTTAAACTTAACCCCATGTATTATGTCGTTGACGGCTATCGTCTGGCGCTTCTTGGCATTGACCATCCCCACTGGAAAGGTTTTCTTATTGTGGGAACCACCAGTTTCATAGTCGGCATTGCAGGAGCACTTGTCTTTAAACGTCTCAAGCTTGATTTTGCCGAATTGTTATAGGAATACAGCACTTGAATAAATCGATCACTGTTGACAATGTCAGCAAAAAATACAGAATATTTTCATCTCCCAGGGATCGGCTTAAGGAGCTGTTTCATCCTAAAGGGAAAAAATACCACCACGAGTTTTGGTCCCTCAGAAATGTCACCTTTGATGTTGACAAGGGTGAGGCAGTGGGGATACTGGGCAGAAACGGTTCAGGGAAAAGTACACTGCTTCAGATTATCTGCAGCATCATAAGGCCGACCGGGGGACAGGTCATAGCCAATGGCAGGATTTCTGCGTTACTGGAACTCGGAGCCGGCTTTAATCCTGAATTTTCAGGCCGTGCCAACGTCTATATGAACGGCGCCCTCATGGGATTTACCAAAGAGGAAATGGATGAGCGCATGGAGACTATTGAGAAATATGCGGACATCGGGGAATTTATAGACCAGCCTATGAAGATATACTCAAGCGGTATGTATATACGGGTGGCCTTTGCTTGTGCCGTTAATGTTAAACCGGATATCCTGGTTGTAGATGAGGCTCTGGGTGTGGGAGATATCTTTTTCCAGCAAAAGTGTTTTAATACCATAAGCGATATAATAGGCGGGGGGACAACTTGCCTGTTTGTATCACATGACCTCGAGGCGATAAGAAAGCTCTGCAGCAGGGCTGTGTTGCTCAAAAACGGAGAGGTGGACTACATTGGGCCGGCTGTTGAGGCGATAAGCCGCTATGCCGGGTACTTTGACCCGAAACGTTCCAATAAAAAACTAACCGCCGACACAGTATCACCCTCAACGCATGGACTTATGAGCCCTGAGGAAATCATCGCCGGCAATGTTATCCCTGAGGGAACCCCACGGCACGGCACAGGCGGTGGTGCGGAAATCGCCGCTCTCAGAGTTACCAACAAGGACGGTCTTGATACATTTGCCGTGGATATGATGAGCTCTCTTATGTTTAACTTTCTGATTAGGGTTAAAGAACCGGTATCAGACTTAAATGTAGCTGTCACACTGTTTGACAGAATGGGAAATTTCATCTTCGGCGGCGGCCCCAGACAAATAGGAATGCGCCTTCCGGATATGCAGCGAGGAGCATCTTTTGTTGTTTGCATTGAATTGCAATTTACAGTCAAGCCTGGCGAGTACACCTTTGGTGCAGGGGTTTCAGAGCCGACATACAACACTATTGACGAGGTGTTTACACACGACAGGGTGGATTCTTTGGGGCCGTTGACAGTTACCCATAACCCTGCTTTGATGCTGCCGTTTCACGGTATTGCCTTGCTTGCGAGTAACATCTGGTTTTCAACTCCCAACATACCCGGAAACATTATTATAACAGGAACTAACGATGCCGCACAGGGGATGTCAGGCGCTGAGAGCACCTCAGACCTGGCCCTGTCTGTACAGGAAATATTTCAAAAATTCCGTCCCCTGAGAATCATTGAAACAGGCACGTATCAGGGCCTTGGTTCAACTACAATTATCACGTCGGCTCTCAGAGACTATGGCCATGATGATGCCATATTTTATTCCATAGAGGTAAACCCGCAACACCACAAAGCCGCTGTTTCAAATCTTACCGGCAACGGCCTCATAGGTAAGGTCAGGTTGTTAAACGGCCTCTCTGTACCCAGAAATATCGTTCCATCTAAAGACGAAATTGATGATAAATTTGTTAAACACCTCCAATACACCGGTATATTTGTTGACTACGAGGAAAATGAGCGGGTTGAGATGTATTTTAAAGAAACCGATTTCCCGGACCTCCCTGATGACTTACTCGGAAAATGTCTCTCCGAGTTTTCTTATAAGCCGGACTTTGTTGTCCTTGACAGTGCCGGCCATATGGGTTATGTTGAGTTTGAGTATCTGATAAAACGGCTTCCCGCCCCTTGTATTATAGCCTTAAAAGATTGTTTTGCCGTTAAACACTACAAAAGCTTTCTCCATATAAAATCAGATCCCAGGTTTGAGGTTCTTAAAGTATCGGAAGAAAAATACGGCTTTTGTATTGCAAGGTTTACGCCATAGAAGGACTGTTATGAGCTTAGCTCAGGCATTGAAAAAATCAGACAACGCCGATGTCCTGTGGGTCAGGGGAGATTCAATCGGCGATTCGGTCGTTTCCATCTCCATGCTTGCCGAGATAAAAAAGACATATCCAACGTTAAAAATAACAGTGCTTTGCCAGCATCACATAAGTGAACTTTATGAAGCCTGTCCTCACACAGACCACATCATTACCTTTGATAAGAAACGGGCCTGTGAGGAAACTCAGTACAGAGACGTGATAGTCTCAAGTGTACGACAGCTGAAACCCCTCTTTGCACTGAACTCTGTTTACTCAAGAGAGCCGATAACCGATATCTTTACCCTTCAAAGCGGCGCTAAATACACGGCTGCCTTTAGCGGCAACACGTGTAATATAACAGAGGATGAAAGAGACGCTAATAACGCCCTCTACACAGATATTATAATCTCTGAGGGTTCTCATAAGATTGAGTTTAAGAGGTACAATGATTTCCTCCGAGCACTTGGAATTAATGTCTCAGGGCTCAAATCCATAGTCTATACAACCCCAGGGGACGAAATAGTTGCAGAAGAGATTTTTAACCGCTATGGATTAAAAAACAATGAACCCATAGCGATTTTACCTTCCGCCCAATGTACTTACAGAATATACCCTAGGTTTTCAGAGGTAATGGAGGTATTTCGTGATTTTCCGTTAATAATTGCAGGTGGCTCTGATATGATTGCTCTGGGGAGGAAACTGTCTGAGAACTTCACTGGTACGTGCATTGACCTTACTGCAACCACTAGTTTAAGACAAACAGCGTCTGTTTTGAGAAAATCGAGACTTGCCATATGTTCGGAATCAGCCGCCGCCCACATGGCTTGCGCTGTGGGTACTCCAAACGTGGTTATACTTGGCGGCGGACACATGGGCAGGTTTTTCCCTTATTCAAACCTGACCTCGGCTGTCTCCCTGCCGCTTAATTGTTACGGATGTAACTGGATATGTAAGTATGAGGGAGATTACCATTGCATTAGCGATATCGCACCGGAGAGCATTGTTTTTGCTGCAAAAAATACCCTTAAAGGTTTATCCCAAAATCCTAAAATTTATCTCCAGGGAGGTTACTTAAATCCTAAAGATAAAACACCCCCTCCACCTGGTGCAATAAACAAATTTGTTTCGGATGTTGAAATTATTAATTTAACCTTGCAGAGTTATAAAAACATGAGGGTAGTAAAACCCACAGGGACTGTTAAACAGCACTTGCCTGAGATAACGGTGGTAACACCATCATATAATCAGGCGGCGTACCTTGAGCAATGTATTGTCTCTGTAATCAATCAAAATTACCCCAATCTGCAATACATCATAATGGATGGCGGCAGTACCGACGGCTCGGTGGAAATAATAAAACGTTACGAGAAATATATCTCACACTGGCGGAGTGCTCCTGATGACGGACAGTACGGGGCGATAAACGACGGCTTTAAACTGGCAACCGGTGAAATAATGGGCTGGATAAATTCTGACGACAAATTCCATTCCGGAGCGCTTTGGAACGTGGCTAAGGTTTTTATGGCATACAGAGATGTGCAATGGGTAATGGGCAGACCTACGGTGTGGGCGGAAAACGGCGACTTAGCCGATATGCTTGACCCCATCCCACAGTGGTGCAGAGGGTACTATCTGGAGGGAAAAATCGGTCCTCCCCATATTCAGCAGGAATCCACCTTTTGGAGAACTTCACTGTGGGAAAGGGCAGGAGGGTATCTTGACCGTACACTTAAGTATGCCGGAGACCTTGAGCTGTGGGCAAGGTTTTTCCGGCACGCACAGCTCTACAGTGTTGATGCACTTATCGGGGGGTTTAGAGCCCGAGGTAACCAAAAGACGTCGGCGGAGGGGATAGATTCATATAACTCCGAGGCGGAGCGGATTCTTAACCGCGAGAGAGAACTCATTAAACAAACAGCGGAAGCGCTATTACCACCACCTGAGATACTCTCTGTTTCGTCCCCTGAGTCGCATCTTCCTATTGTTAAAGAAAACAGTTTGAAAATTCATGTTTCTTTTTCAGGCCTTGGCGCAGGCAATATCGGCGATGAGGCTATGATGCTCGGATTTTTATCGCTGTACAAATTACCCCCGGCAACGACTATCGAGGTGTGGGATAAAAATGAACCTGCTCTAAAAGTGTTCCCTGAGTATTATGAGTTTGTTGACTACACGGATACGCTGACATGCCAATCCCTATGCCTCAGCGCCGATTGTGTTTTTGTAATCGGTGCAACGATTGTTACAGAAATGCTCAGTACCGACTGGCCTTTGAGGGTCCTTGGTGATAAATACGATTTCTGTTTTACACACGGCATCGAGGTTCATGCTATCGGCACAGGGGTTGACATGCTTGTGAGCGAGGAGGGCAAGAATCTTTTTTATAAGGGTTTTTCGGGCATAAATTCATGGACTGTCAGAAGTGAAAGAAGCAGGCGGGTTTTGATTGGCCTTGGTATAAATCCATCAGATGTTGTGACAACAGCCGATCTTGCATGGCTTACCCCCTTAGATGATATTAACCCTGTTTGGGCAAAAGATTATCTGGCCTCTACCGGCATTGATATGGGCAAACCCCTTATAGGAATCAACGTTGTCAATGAAAAATGGCTAAATCAAAGCCACATAAAGGAACAACTGGCCGCTGCACTAGATGAGTTGATTGACAAACACGGGTTTGTAGTGGCCTTTTTTTGTAATGAAACCAGAGAGGGGCAGTATTTTGATAAAGAAG comes from the Nitrospirae bacterium YQR-1 genome and includes:
- a CDS encoding transposase, translating into MRKSINGLSLPVERSLNLDPFSGYLFVFINERRTIV
- a CDS encoding ABC transporter permease, with translation MSDKREFIVAPAKRFIADVINNRYMLWCLVVRDIKSRYTGSFIGFFWAVIQPIVTVITYTFVFSFVMRVRLGAGAGSGSFVLWLLCGLSPWLFFSENLNRSIGILSENKNLITKSLFPSELLPLSVVLSNLVNHLIMGAIIIIAVLIFEKRLTLLILYLPVYLFFLSLASLGISWLISSINVYVRDIGQIITVFINLWFFYTPIVYESSMAPANLQFFLKLNPMYYVVDGYRLALLGIDHPHWKGFLIVGTTSFIVGIAGALVFKRLKLDFAELL
- a CDS encoding ATP-binding cassette domain-containing protein, with the protein product MNKSITVDNVSKKYRIFSSPRDRLKELFHPKGKKYHHEFWSLRNVTFDVDKGEAVGILGRNGSGKSTLLQIICSIIRPTGGQVIANGRISALLELGAGFNPEFSGRANVYMNGALMGFTKEEMDERMETIEKYADIGEFIDQPMKIYSSGMYIRVAFACAVNVKPDILVVDEALGVGDIFFQQKCFNTISDIIGGGTTCLFVSHDLEAIRKLCSRAVLLKNGEVDYIGPAVEAISRYAGYFDPKRSNKKLTADTVSPSTHGLMSPEEIIAGNVIPEGTPRHGTGGGAEIAALRVTNKDGLDTFAVDMMSSLMFNFLIRVKEPVSDLNVAVTLFDRMGNFIFGGGPRQIGMRLPDMQRGASFVVCIELQFTVKPGEYTFGAGVSEPTYNTIDEVFTHDRVDSLGPLTVTHNPALMLPFHGIALLASNIWFSTPNIPGNIIITGTNDAAQGMSGAESTSDLALSVQEIFQKFRPLRIIETGTYQGLGSTTIITSALRDYGHDDAIFYSIEVNPQHHKAAVSNLTGNGLIGKVRLLNGLSVPRNIVPSKDEIDDKFVKHLQYTGIFVDYEENERVEMYFKETDFPDLPDDLLGKCLSEFSYKPDFVVLDSAGHMGYVEFEYLIKRLPAPCIIALKDCFAVKHYKSFLHIKSDPRFEVLKVSEEKYGFCIARFTP
- a CDS encoding transposase; its protein translation is MEQMPCGQCNANAIFFRIGVIAYNLFVGFKMKTCPESWSKHTISTLRWKMIQVAGRIVSHAGQVILKLAVGIKQLGIF
- a CDS encoding nucleotide-binding protein codes for the protein MNTTDHLVNKIINEALADIYSRITLADTSSMPIDDALFLRMIGININDWHDRLHKKLDPILDCSSIQEQDKLYTAALSFLESENKLIRLNMDKENKICVTITPKGVAFFENKKKQGNMIFIVHGHNEANKYELKSFLSELGLNSIILHEQDDRGLTIVEKFEFYAKTCRFAFVLLTPDDVIPQGLDSTEKKWRARQNVIMELGWFMGVLGRENVVILYKEGDIEIPSDISGVLYLPFTVSILEVSEKIRKRLTGAGLI
- a CDS encoding YchF/TatD family DNA exonuclease, whose product is MIDTHCHLEMPPFEGVVDEVVKRAAEASVTTLITIASDVASNERSRAIAELYENVRFTVGIHPHEAKDLSASVYEKLRSLCKHQKCVAIGETGLDYYHNHSPKDVQRQAFAMQMELAEETGLPLIIHSREASEDTIGMLKEHKVARGVLHCFTANAEIAKEVTSMGFYVSFSGTVTFKNNPDVEKTVNAVSDNYLLIETDAPYLAPVPYRGKRNEPAYIIHTAARIAGLRGISVEDVDRITTLNAQNLFGLNKPSHDGKIAYQIRDSLYLNMTNSCTNHCTFCRRTVNATVKGHNLSLEHDPSAEELVCAMGDPAKFDEVVFCGYGEPLLKLENVKTVARYIKDRGGRVRINTNGLGNIIHKRNIVVELSGLVDRISISLNAQDEETYNRLCVPSVENAYEGVLDFIRQAKKHIPDVTVSVVDAPGTDVARCREIARELGVNFRLRHLNMLG
- a CDS encoding SprT-like domain-containing protein, whose translation is MFDGIPVEIDSFNRLKSCLEKTTSMPVNLTITDNSSSLLTINTISKTVVVRAHRMFLGAPDGVIKEIALIATNKKKKAVVIKKFINDNAGSIKAPSVNRKRTIITRGNFHNLREVFDALNSTYFQGSISCAITWAKRTSQGIAKRRRLGSYNSKDGVISINPVLDKPVIPQYLVEYIIYHEMLHADIGVRVENNRRSAHFREFKETERKFKDYERAVLFIKNNFNLFH